A single genomic interval of Flavihumibacter rivuli harbors:
- the rplI gene encoding 50S ribosomal protein L9, translated as MQVILIQDVDNLGGANELVTVKNGYARNYLIPKKLAIEASPSNLKQLEEKLKVKRKKEEKMLAEINQVIAKLKEGALKLGAKTGTSGKIFGSVTALQIARAIREQKGYEIDRKRITLADEVKELGQYKAVIDFGNGHSTEVEFEVVAE; from the coding sequence ATGCAAGTAATTTTAATTCAAGACGTAGACAATCTGGGTGGTGCCAATGAACTGGTAACCGTAAAGAATGGCTATGCTCGTAATTACCTCATCCCCAAGAAATTGGCTATTGAGGCTTCTCCCTCTAACCTGAAGCAACTGGAAGAAAAGTTGAAGGTTAAGCGCAAGAAGGAAGAGAAGATGCTGGCTGAGATCAACCAGGTTATTGCCAAGCTGAAGGAAGGTGCCCTGAAACTGGGTGCCAAGACCGGTACCAGCGGCAAAATCTTTGGTAGCGTTACCGCCCTGCAAATTGCCCGTGCTATCCGCGAGCAGAAGGGTTACGAAATTGACCGTAAAAGGATCACACTGGCTGACGAGGTGAAGGAACTGGGTCAGTACAAAGCAGTAATTGACTTCGGTAATGGCCACAGCACAGAAGTTGAATTTGAAGTAGTAGCTGAATAA
- a CDS encoding RNA recognition motif domain-containing protein, with product MNIYVGNLSWDLTEQDLQEMFAPYGEVVSAKIVTDKFNNNRSKGFGFVEMADSAAGNAAIAALHGTEVMGRNIVVNESQPREGGGGGGFKKKSFGGGGGRGGYGGGNRGGGGYGGGSRGGYGGGSRGGYGGGGRDY from the coding sequence ATGAACATTTACGTTGGCAACCTCAGTTGGGATTTGACTGAGCAGGATCTGCAGGAAATGTTTGCCCCTTATGGCGAAGTGGTTTCCGCAAAAATCGTAACCGACAAATTCAACAACAACCGTAGCAAAGGCTTTGGTTTTGTTGAGATGGCTGACAGTGCTGCTGGAAATGCGGCTATTGCTGCTCTTCATGGCACAGAAGTAATGGGCCGTAACATTGTAGTGAATGAATCACAACCCCGCGAAGGTGGTGGTGGTGGTGGATTCAAGAAGAAGAGCTTCGGTGGCGGCGGTGGCCGTGGTGGCTACGGTGGTGGCAACCGCGGTGGTGGCGGCTATGGCGGTGGAAGCCGCGGTGGCTACGGTGGCGGAAGCCGCGGTGGTTACGGTGGTGGCGGTCGCGATTATTAA